In the Chryseobacterium sp. MYb264 genome, one interval contains:
- a CDS encoding phospho-sugar mutase translates to MSTLEKAKLWLSDTFDKETRDAVQSLIDSNSPDLEDSFYRELEFGTGGMRGIMGVGTNRLNKYTLGQATQGLANYMLKQFQGEEISVAIAYDVRNNSREFGKLVADVLTANGIKVLLFKDHRPTPELSFTVRDKKCNGGIVLTASHNPPEYNGYKVYWNDGAQIVPPHDEAIINEVYSTKFEDIKFDGNDDLIEWIGEEQDEVYIDACIENSTYQNVGKENLNIVFTSIHGTTYTTVPQALKKAGFKKIDLVTEQMIPSGNFPTVDSPNPEEPAALEMAMDLAKITNADIVIGTDPDGDRLGIAVRNLDGEIQLLNGNQTNTILTYYILNEWRKLDKITGKEFIGSTIVTSDIFFDIAQKFGVDCKVGLTGFKWIGKMIRDFEGREKFVCGGEESFGFMTGDFVRDKDSCGSILLACEIAAWCKANGRTMYQYLIEIYQETGMYYEGLVNLVRKGRDGAEEIQNMMKNFRENPPKELAGSLVEEVKDFKEQTNFIVSRGEKEVMNDIPKSNVLIYYTQDGTKVCVRPSGTEPKIKFYISVKDAITSEADFRDKLKSLEEKMNQVKTDLQLT, encoded by the coding sequence ATGTCAACATTAGAAAAAGCGAAGCTTTGGTTAAGCGATACATTCGATAAGGAAACAAGAGATGCTGTTCAGTCATTAATTGACAGCAATTCTCCTGATTTGGAAGACTCTTTTTACAGAGAGCTTGAATTCGGAACAGGAGGGATGAGAGGAATTATGGGTGTAGGTACCAATCGTTTAAATAAGTATACGTTAGGTCAAGCTACACAGGGACTTGCGAATTATATGTTAAAGCAGTTTCAAGGAGAGGAAATCAGTGTGGCAATTGCTTATGATGTTAGAAATAATTCAAGAGAATTCGGAAAATTGGTGGCTGATGTTTTAACAGCAAACGGGATTAAAGTATTGCTTTTCAAGGATCACAGACCGACTCCGGAATTGTCTTTCACCGTTCGTGATAAAAAATGTAATGGAGGAATTGTGTTGACAGCTTCTCACAATCCGCCTGAATACAACGGTTACAAAGTATATTGGAATGACGGAGCGCAAATTGTTCCGCCACATGATGAAGCGATCATTAACGAAGTATATTCTACGAAATTTGAAGATATTAAATTTGACGGAAATGATGATTTAATCGAATGGATCGGAGAGGAGCAGGATGAAGTGTACATCGATGCCTGTATCGAGAATTCTACGTATCAGAATGTTGGAAAAGAAAATTTAAATATCGTTTTCACATCGATTCACGGAACAACGTATACAACAGTTCCTCAAGCGCTGAAAAAAGCTGGTTTCAAGAAAATTGATTTGGTTACGGAACAAATGATTCCTAGCGGAAATTTCCCAACCGTTGATTCTCCGAACCCGGAAGAGCCGGCAGCGTTGGAAATGGCGATGGATTTAGCAAAAATTACCAATGCCGACATCGTTATCGGAACCGATCCGGATGGTGATAGGTTAGGAATTGCAGTAAGAAATTTAGATGGAGAAATTCAGTTATTGAATGGAAACCAGACAAATACCATTCTGACCTATTATATTTTAAATGAATGGAGAAAGCTTGATAAAATTACAGGAAAAGAATTCATCGGTTCTACCATCGTGACTTCAGATATTTTCTTTGATATCGCTCAGAAATTCGGGGTTGACTGTAAAGTAGGGTTAACGGGTTTCAAATGGATCGGAAAAATGATCCGCGATTTTGAAGGAAGAGAAAAATTCGTTTGTGGAGGCGAAGAAAGCTTCGGATTTATGACGGGAGATTTCGTTCGTGATAAAGATTCTTGCGGAAGTATTCTTTTAGCTTGTGAAATCGCTGCATGGTGTAAGGCTAACGGAAGAACAATGTACCAATATCTGATTGAAATTTATCAGGAAACCGGAATGTATTACGAAGGTTTGGTGAATTTAGTAAGAAAAGGGAGAGACGGGGCAGAAGAAATTCAGAATATGATGAAGAATTTCCGTGAAAATCCTCCGAAAGAATTGGCTGGTTCATTGGTTGAAGAAGTGAAGGACTTCAAAGAACAGACTAATTTCATCGTTTCAAGAGGAGAAAAAGAAGTGATGAATGACATTCCAAAATCGAATGTTCTGATTTATTATACTCAGGACGGAACAAAAGTTTGTGTAAGACCCTCTGGAACAGAACCTAAGATTAAATTTTATATTTCTGTAAAAGATGCAATTACTTCTGAAGCAGATTTCAGAGATAAATTGAAATCTCTGGAGGAGAAGATGAATCAGGTTAAAACAGACTTACAATTGACTTAA
- a CDS encoding GIN domain-containing protein produces the protein MKNIFYTFMLVAVVSCGKISPEGKEIETKDVDVSEFVNLDLNGKFRVFYARGPKNFVQIETYPNIADNLDVDVKDKTLSIKEKRGTKGVDFYNVTIYSKYNLEKVAISDSVEMNISSEIKTDNFRLNLKNNATFMGSVNTRRAEVEMLNRSRANFLGQTKEAVIKISDTASLISPYWKIEKLKIDSKNGNYAEVNVKDSLKGHIQNTAKFVYYNDPIRAFKIDKDTRVENKKLD, from the coding sequence ATGAAAAATATATTTTACACATTCATGTTGGTGGCAGTTGTTTCGTGCGGAAAAATCTCTCCGGAAGGGAAAGAGATCGAAACGAAAGATGTTGATGTTTCCGAATTTGTGAATCTTGATCTGAATGGAAAATTCAGAGTATTTTATGCAAGAGGTCCGAAAAACTTTGTTCAGATAGAAACGTATCCGAATATTGCTGATAATCTTGATGTTGACGTAAAAGATAAAACGCTTTCCATCAAAGAAAAACGCGGAACAAAAGGCGTTGATTTTTATAATGTAACGATTTATTCAAAATATAATCTTGAGAAAGTAGCGATTTCTGATTCTGTAGAAATGAATATTTCGAGCGAAATTAAGACCGATAATTTTAGGCTTAATTTAAAAAATAACGCTACATTTATGGGTTCGGTAAACACAAGAAGAGCAGAAGTTGAAATGCTGAACCGAAGCAGAGCTAACTTTTTAGGTCAAACAAAAGAAGCCGTGATAAAGATCTCTGATACAGCAAGTTTGATCTCTCCTTATTGGAAAATTGAAAAGCTGAAAATCGATTCTAAAAATGGAAATTACGCAGAAGTAAACGTAAAAGATTCATTAAAAGGACATATTCAGAATACCGCGAAATTTGTTTATTATAATGACCCAATTCGTGCTTTTAAGATAGATAAAGATACGAGGGTAGAGAATAAGAAATTAGATTAA
- a CDS encoding DUF3667 domain-containing protein: MNKKSCLNCGHSISDEYCSHCGQKSDTARITPHSLIKNDILGSIWHVETKFFQTLNDILFRPGKTAMDYISGKRIRYNNFISLLLILFSFNLITYHFYEKYSPAQILTDDVVEMKDFFSRYSKTILFVIIPILAVNAYFLFKRIKLNIAEHFIIGTVSLLGILILFLLDDIVSLIGLWKPVSKIFDFIDKIIFGLSILFPAITYWNAFKNSYSKPGLLWRVLVFYGLIGIEIMIISLILYEIF; this comes from the coding sequence ATGAATAAAAAAAGTTGTTTGAACTGCGGTCATTCAATTTCCGATGAGTATTGCTCTCATTGCGGACAGAAATCGGACACAGCAAGAATAACTCCACATTCATTGATCAAAAATGATATTCTCGGATCGATTTGGCATGTAGAAACCAAATTTTTCCAAACTTTAAACGATATTTTATTCAGGCCCGGAAAAACGGCAATGGATTATATTTCAGGAAAAAGAATCAGATACAACAATTTTATATCGTTGTTACTGATTCTTTTTAGTTTTAATCTAATTACGTATCATTTCTACGAAAAATATTCACCTGCGCAGATTCTTACCGATGATGTTGTGGAGATGAAAGATTTTTTCTCACGATATTCAAAAACCATTTTATTTGTAATCATTCCGATACTTGCGGTCAATGCTTATTTTTTATTTAAAAGAATAAAATTGAATATAGCCGAGCATTTTATCATCGGAACAGTGAGTCTTTTAGGAATTTTAATCTTATTTTTGTTGGATGATATTGTTAGTCTTATCGGTTTGTGGAAACCGGTTTCAAAGATTTTCGATTTCATCGACAAAATTATATTCGGTCTTTCTATTCTTTTCCCGGCAATTACTTATTGGAATGCTTTTAAAAATTCATACTCAAAACCAGGTTTACTATGGCGAGTATTGGTTTTTTATGGATTAATAGGAATAGAAATTATGATCATAAGTTTAATTTTATATGAAATATTTTAA
- a CDS encoding rhomboid family intramembrane serine protease, translating into MEQKLPKIYSKQAILGFSIFFSTLFGGVLLYKNLIEAKRKTEAYTVLGVSILLTIIAIILGAIQENPKSSYAYLCGLIGGCILAYYFFPKYFPNEEQYEKKPIWIPLIIGIAITLVFVVLMISALSLENS; encoded by the coding sequence ATGGAACAAAAATTACCGAAAATATATTCGAAACAGGCAATTTTAGGTTTTTCTATATTTTTCTCAACTCTTTTTGGAGGAGTTTTATTATACAAAAATTTAATTGAAGCGAAAAGAAAGACCGAAGCATATACGGTTTTAGGTGTTTCTATTCTGTTGACAATCATTGCAATAATTCTCGGAGCAATTCAGGAAAATCCTAAAAGCTCTTATGCATATTTATGTGGTTTGATTGGAGGATGTATTCTTGCCTATTATTTTTTTCCAAAATACTTTCCCAATGAAGAACAATATGAAAAGAAACCTATTTGGATTCCTTTGATTATCGGAATAGCAATAACATTAGTTTTTGTCGTTCTTATGATATCGGCTTTATCACTTGAAAATAGTTAA
- a CDS encoding glycosyltransferase family 2 protein: MNLSIVIPLLNEEASLEELFSRIDNVCKSNSLSYEIWFVDDGSTDLSWSIIENLKVQHPQIHAIKFSKNYGKSQALHAAFERTNGDVIITMDADLQDFPEEIPELYAMVVNENYDIVSGWKKKRFDNVMTKNIPSKLFNAAARKVSGVELNDFNCGLKAYKKQVVKSIDVYGDMHRYIPVLAANAGFRRITEKEVKHQARPYGTSKFGTERFIRGFLDLVTLWFVSRFGGRPMHFFGAVGTLMFIVGFLSALWLGISKLIDVARGIYGHLITNNPWFYIALTMMIMGTLLFVAGFLGEMIIRTNREHKNYNIDEVI, encoded by the coding sequence ATGAATTTATCTATAGTTATTCCGTTATTGAACGAAGAAGCCTCTTTGGAAGAGCTTTTTTCAAGGATTGATAATGTTTGTAAATCAAACAGTTTATCCTATGAAATCTGGTTTGTAGATGACGGAAGTACAGATTTATCGTGGAGCATCATTGAAAATCTGAAGGTTCAGCACCCTCAGATTCATGCGATTAAATTCTCAAAAAATTACGGGAAATCTCAGGCGCTTCATGCAGCTTTTGAAAGAACAAACGGCGATGTTATCATTACAATGGATGCTGATTTACAGGATTTTCCAGAAGAAATTCCGGAATTATATGCAATGGTTGTGAATGAAAATTACGACATCGTTTCCGGTTGGAAAAAGAAGCGTTTTGATAATGTCATGACGAAAAATATTCCTTCAAAATTATTCAATGCGGCAGCAAGAAAAGTGTCTGGAGTAGAGTTGAATGATTTCAATTGCGGATTAAAAGCGTACAAAAAACAGGTTGTAAAATCTATTGACGTATATGGAGATATGCACCGATATATTCCTGTTTTGGCGGCTAATGCAGGTTTCAGAAGAATTACGGAAAAAGAAGTTAAGCATCAGGCGAGACCTTACGGAACTTCAAAATTCGGAACCGAAAGATTTATCAGAGGTTTTCTGGATTTGGTAACGCTTTGGTTTGTAAGTCGTTTTGGCGGAAGACCAATGCATTTCTTCGGAGCTGTGGGAACTTTAATGTTTATCGTAGGTTTCCTTTCTGCACTTTGGTTAGGAATTTCAAAATTAATTGATGTTGCAAGAGGAATTTATGGGCATTTAATTACTAATAATCCATGGTTTTATATTGCTTTAACAATGATGATTATGGGAACTTTGCTATTTGTGGCAGGATTTTTAGGAGAAATGATCATTAGAACAAATAGAGAGCATAAGAATTATAATATTGATGAAGTAATTTAA
- a CDS encoding DUF4199 domain-containing protein produces MTKSPSTLGIILFIATMIVFFVVYTFFSGINYFDISLKANAFVLPILYAITAFWSVKSYWNNHKMNFREAFKRAFVPMFIGGILSVFSIYLFLNFVDTDAKKLLNYQYVTRQKAELDAEYTSAKKILKHQKDIDELEQKYKEGLQRFNPEAIKGKDMLTASHFSGYFAAILIFYVVLSVFFGAFFRTKTIHPELTNQE; encoded by the coding sequence ATGACGAAAAGTCCATCAACATTAGGAATTATACTTTTTATCGCTACAATGATTGTCTTTTTTGTAGTGTACACTTTTTTCTCGGGTATCAACTATTTTGATATTTCATTGAAAGCCAACGCTTTTGTATTGCCGATTTTATATGCGATTACCGCATTTTGGTCAGTAAAATCGTATTGGAACAACCATAAAATGAATTTTAGAGAAGCTTTTAAAAGAGCTTTCGTTCCGATGTTCATTGGGGGAATACTTTCAGTTTTCAGTATTTATTTATTTTTAAATTTTGTAGATACAGATGCTAAAAAGCTTTTAAATTATCAATATGTGACAAGACAAAAAGCAGAATTGGATGCTGAATATACTTCGGCAAAGAAAATTTTAAAACATCAGAAAGATATTGATGAGCTGGAGCAGAAATATAAAGAAGGTCTTCAGAGATTTAATCCTGAAGCAATTAAAGGAAAAGATATGCTTACGGCAAGTCATTTTTCAGGATATTTTGCAGCAATTCTTATATTTTACGTAGTTTTGTCGGTGTTTTTCGGAGCGTTTTTCAGAACGAAAACCATTCATCCCGAATTAACAAATCAAGAATAA
- a CDS encoding metal-dependent hydrolase, with the protein MKIQYLGQNCFLFTYKDKTILSDPFYNYKKAESGFDISAQKIHYILLTHAHGDHIADVEEVLQFHPEATIIAVPEVCGYFKTAKNRDDVNLGGSAKIDDLKISMVPAHHTSSFPDGSYGGVPVGYIFRLPEGKNLYMAGDTGVMADMELFPRLYGHLDLSILPIGSHYTMCPRKAAFASAELLKTPKVIGCHFDTFPAIEINHESALKHFEDKNVELVLPKLGETFEF; encoded by the coding sequence ATGAAAATACAATATTTAGGACAAAACTGTTTTTTGTTCACGTACAAAGACAAAACGATTTTAAGTGATCCTTTTTACAATTACAAAAAGGCAGAGTCAGGGTTTGATATTTCGGCTCAGAAAATCCATTATATCTTGCTGACTCACGCTCACGGAGATCACATTGCAGATGTAGAAGAAGTATTACAGTTTCATCCGGAAGCTACAATTATTGCGGTTCCTGAGGTTTGTGGATATTTCAAAACAGCTAAAAACAGAGACGATGTGAACTTAGGAGGATCGGCAAAAATCGACGATCTTAAGATTTCAATGGTTCCGGCTCACCACACGAGTTCATTCCCAGATGGAAGCTATGGAGGCGTTCCTGTAGGATATATTTTCAGACTTCCTGAAGGTAAAAACCTATACATGGCTGGAGATACCGGTGTGATGGCCGATATGGAGCTGTTTCCAAGGTTATACGGGCATTTAGACCTTTCTATCCTTCCGATCGGTAGCCATTATACAATGTGTCCTAGAAAAGCGGCTTTTGCATCTGCGGAATTATTGAAGACTCCAAAAGTAATCGGATGTCATTTTGATACTTTCCCGGCAATTGAAATCAACCACGAAAGTGCATTGAAGCATTTTGAAGACAAAAATGTAGAACTTGTTTTACCAAAATTAGGCGAGACGTTCGAATTTTAA
- the menA gene encoding 1,4-dihydroxy-2-naphthoate octaprenyltransferase produces MKDWIKAARLRTLPLSLSGIIMGAFIAKWRLWGEGGTWDWKIFALALVVTLLYQVLSNYANDYGDGIKGTDAKRATEAEARAVASGKITAKQMKNAVVLFSALSLLATVALLYVAFIPEHMNEFYIFIGLGVASILAAIGYTVGKKPYGYMGLGDVFVFIFFGLVSVCGSYFLFTKSFSWDILLPGTAIGMMSMAVLNLNNMRDIESDKLSGKNSFALRIGFKNAMIYEMILLQLPLILILIFLGINGFIQTQNYYVFIVMILLFPLSKLRRKIMSVKQPKELDPFLKQVGIITFLMAVLTAFGLNFFN; encoded by the coding sequence ATGAAAGATTGGATAAAAGCCGCAAGGCTGAGAACGTTACCGCTTTCCCTAAGCGGAATTATAATGGGAGCATTCATTGCAAAATGGAGGCTTTGGGGAGAAGGTGGAACCTGGGACTGGAAGATCTTTGCATTGGCATTGGTTGTAACTCTGCTGTATCAGGTTTTATCAAACTATGCCAACGATTACGGAGACGGCATAAAAGGAACGGATGCAAAGAGAGCAACAGAAGCTGAAGCGAGGGCAGTGGCATCCGGAAAAATTACGGCAAAACAAATGAAAAACGCCGTGGTTCTTTTCTCTGCTTTATCCCTCTTAGCGACCGTAGCGCTTTTGTATGTTGCTTTTATTCCTGAACACATGAATGAATTTTATATTTTCATCGGGTTAGGCGTAGCAAGTATTTTAGCGGCTATCGGGTATACGGTAGGTAAAAAACCATACGGATACATGGGATTGGGAGATGTTTTCGTATTCATTTTTTTTGGATTGGTTTCTGTTTGCGGAAGCTATTTTCTGTTTACCAAATCGTTCAGCTGGGATATTTTATTACCTGGAACAGCAATTGGGATGATGAGTATGGCGGTACTGAACCTTAATAACATGAGAGATATCGAAAGTGATAAATTATCCGGAAAGAACAGTTTCGCATTAAGAATCGGATTCAAAAATGCAATGATCTACGAAATGATCCTTTTGCAGTTACCTCTGATCTTAATTTTAATATTTTTGGGAATTAACGGTTTTATTCAGACCCAAAACTATTATGTTTTTATTGTGATGATTCTTTTATTTCCATTATCTAAACTGAGAAGAAAGATCATGTCTGTTAAGCAGCCGAAAGAATTAGATCCATTCTTAAAGCAAGTAGGGATCATTACTTTTCTAATGGCGGTTCTTACTGCTTTTGGACTTAATTTTTTTAATTAA
- a CDS encoding 1,4-dihydroxy-2-naphthoyl-CoA synthase — protein MIEWKTAKEYDDITYKKCNGVARIAFNRPEIRNAFRPKTTSELYDAFYDASEDPSIGVVLLSGEGPSPKDGGWAFCSGGDQKARGHQGYVGEDGRHRLNILEVQRLIRFMPKAVIAVVPGWAVGGGHSLHVVCDLTLASKEHAIFKQTDADVTSFDGGYGSAYLAKMVGQKKAREIFFLGRNYSAQEAFEMGMVNAVIPHDELEDTAYEWAQEILAKSPTSIRMLKFAMNLTDDGMVGQQVFAGEATRLAYMTEEAKEGRNAFLEKRKPDFGKDQWIS, from the coding sequence ATGATTGAGTGGAAAACCGCCAAAGAATACGACGATATTACTTATAAAAAATGTAATGGTGTTGCAAGAATTGCTTTCAACAGACCGGAAATTCGTAACGCTTTCAGACCAAAGACGACTTCAGAATTATATGATGCTTTTTATGATGCCTCAGAAGATCCTTCTATCGGGGTTGTTTTGCTTTCAGGAGAAGGGCCAAGTCCGAAAGACGGAGGCTGGGCTTTCTGCAGCGGTGGAGACCAAAAAGCGAGAGGACATCAGGGATATGTAGGGGAAGATGGTAGACACCGTCTGAACATTCTGGAAGTTCAGCGTTTGATTCGTTTCATGCCAAAAGCTGTGATCGCGGTTGTTCCGGGGTGGGCTGTTGGTGGGGGGCATTCTCTTCATGTCGTTTGTGATTTAACATTAGCCAGCAAAGAGCACGCCATTTTCAAGCAAACGGATGCAGACGTGACAAGTTTCGACGGAGGTTACGGATCGGCTTATTTAGCTAAAATGGTGGGACAGAAAAAAGCACGTGAAATTTTCTTTTTAGGAAGAAATTATTCGGCTCAGGAAGCTTTCGAAATGGGAATGGTGAATGCTGTAATTCCTCACGACGAACTGGAAGATACAGCCTATGAGTGGGCTCAGGAAATTTTAGCAAAATCTCCCACTTCTATCAGAATGCTGAAATTCGCCATGAATCTTACAGACGACGGAATGGTAGGGCAGCAGGTTTTTGCAGGGGAAGCTACTCGTTTGGCGTATATGACCGAAGAAGCAAAAGAAGGAAGAAACGCATTCCTTGAAAAAAGAAAACCTGATTTCGGAAAAGATCAGTGGATATCATAA
- a CDS encoding tetratricopeptide repeat protein, whose amino-acid sequence MKKLILSLAIVASAFAFGQKEDVNAKLTSANKAAMDAYNAKNYAASAPKFMEVYDLLKANGQDDKTYMYYAGLSYALANNSDAAIKIYQDLINSGYTGVQTTYTAKDKAGNVSAYDKKTWDLLKKNSSKDFTDFKTEQTPSVEVDLYETLSTLLLNAKKNDEAIALVEKGLAKFPNSTKLKEVQGSALYASGNTDKFMQNLKEQLAKNPNDPTNWYNLGVLQAKDPATADAAIESFKKAVQLKPDFENAYQNLVYTTIGDDAKAVEEINSLRKAKPDDATKLIEARKAKFEKALPYAESWYKAIPTSIDAVSTLKDIYSITKNQAKMAEMKAKEAELEAKQPAK is encoded by the coding sequence ATGAAAAAGCTAATTTTAAGTTTAGCAATCGTAGCATCAGCTTTCGCTTTCGGACAAAAAGAAGATGTGAACGCTAAACTAACGAGCGCTAACAAAGCAGCAATGGATGCATACAATGCTAAAAACTACGCGGCATCAGCTCCTAAATTTATGGAGGTTTACGATTTGCTTAAAGCAAACGGCCAGGATGATAAGACGTATATGTACTACGCTGGATTGAGTTATGCATTAGCTAACAACAGCGATGCTGCCATCAAAATCTATCAGGATTTAATCAATTCAGGATACACAGGTGTACAGACAACTTATACAGCAAAGGATAAAGCTGGAAATGTTTCTGCTTATGATAAAAAAACTTGGGATTTGTTGAAAAAAAATTCTTCTAAAGACTTTACGGATTTTAAAACTGAGCAAACGCCAAGTGTTGAAGTAGATTTATATGAAACTTTATCGACATTATTGCTCAATGCTAAAAAGAATGATGAAGCGATAGCATTGGTTGAAAAAGGTTTGGCTAAATTCCCTAATAGCACAAAGCTTAAAGAGGTTCAAGGTTCCGCATTGTATGCATCTGGTAATACCGATAAATTTATGCAGAACTTAAAAGAGCAGTTGGCTAAAAATCCTAATGATCCTACCAACTGGTATAATTTAGGAGTTTTACAGGCTAAAGATCCTGCAACGGCAGATGCTGCTATTGAATCTTTTAAAAAAGCGGTTCAACTGAAACCTGACTTTGAAAATGCTTATCAAAATTTAGTGTATACGACGATCGGTGATGATGCTAAAGCTGTTGAAGAGATTAATTCTTTAAGAAAGGCAAAACCGGACGATGCCACTAAGCTTATTGAGGCGAGAAAGGCAAAATTTGAAAAAGCCTTACCATATGCTGAAAGCTGGTATAAGGCTATTCCTACAAGTATAGATGCTGTTTCTACATTAAAAGATATTTACAGCATTACTAAAAATCAAGCAAAAATGGCCGAAATGAAAGCGAAAGAAGCTGAACTTGAAGCAAAACAGCCAGCTAAATAA